A single genomic interval of Deltaproteobacteria bacterium harbors:
- the wecB gene encoding UDP-N-acetylglucosamine 2-epimerase (non-hydrolyzing), whose amino-acid sequence MKIILAAGARPNFMKVAPLVRAIEEYNASVPSEGGRIDYLLVHTGQHYDFNMSDSFFKDLKLPQPHIYLGVGSGTHAEQTGKVMMEFEKVLLQEGPDLVVVVGDVNSTLACTLVSVKLNIPVAHVEAGLRSFDRSMPEEINRLVTDALSTYLFTPSPDADENLLKEGVPAGRIYQVGDIMVDSLLFHLDEAKKSDILARLGLLKGSSPSPNSVVPYALLTLHRPSNVDNRQSLQKILSALELIAPKIPIIFPIHPRTQKQLGLFNLQDKILFHDIDQVAELSSPGIHGFDPLGYLDFLSLMISARFVLTDSGGIQEETTVLGVPCLTLRDTTERPITISEGT is encoded by the coding sequence ATGAAGATAATCTTAGCAGCAGGGGCACGTCCCAACTTTATGAAGGTGGCCCCGCTGGTGCGGGCGATAGAAGAATACAATGCTTCTGTCCCGTCAGAAGGGGGAAGGATAGACTATCTTTTGGTTCATACCGGGCAACACTATGACTTCAACATGTCCGACTCCTTTTTTAAGGATCTCAAACTCCCTCAACCCCATATCTATCTGGGGGTGGGTTCGGGCACCCATGCAGAACAGACCGGAAAGGTGATGATGGAGTTCGAGAAAGTCCTCTTGCAGGAAGGTCCCGATTTGGTGGTAGTCGTAGGGGATGTGAACTCCACCCTCGCCTGCACTTTGGTTTCGGTAAAATTGAATATCCCTGTGGCTCATGTCGAGGCAGGTCTGCGCTCCTTTGATCGGAGTATGCCCGAAGAGATCAATCGCCTGGTCACTGACGCCCTCTCCACCTATCTTTTTACCCCTTCCCCCGATGCAGATGAGAATCTTTTAAAGGAGGGAGTCCCTGCAGGAAGGATATATCAAGTAGGGGATATTATGGTTGATAGCCTCCTCTTTCACTTGGATGAGGCGAAAAAATCAGATATCCTTGCTCGATTAGGTCTTTTAAAAGGATCATCCCCTTCCCCCAATTCTGTCGTCCCTTATGCCCTCCTTACCCTTCATCGTCCGAGCAATGTGGACAACCGGCAATCCCTGCAGAAGATCTTGTCGGCCTTAGAATTAATTGCCCCAAAGATACCCATCATATTTCCCATACACCCCCGTACACAAAAACAGCTTGGCCTCTTTAATCTGCAAGATAAAATCCTCTTCCATGATATCGACCAAGTAGCTGAGTTATCATCCCCTGGCATCCATGGTTTTGACCCTTTGGGATATTTGGATTTTTTGAGCTTGATGATCTCGGCACGATTTGTCCTCACCGACTCAGGGGGGATCCAAGAAGAGACCACTGTATTAGGGGTTCCCTGTTTGACCCTTCGGGATACAACCGAGCGCCCCATTACTATCAGCGAAGGGACCAA